CCGTCTATGGGGCGGTCGGTGTGATGGCGGCGCGCTCGCTGGACGGCTGGCGGCGCGGCATGGTGGTCCTGGGAGCCCTCGGGCTGGTGGTGGGCGTGGCGGCCTCGCGCATCCTGCTGCGCTACCATTCGGTGACGGAGGTGGTGGTCGGCCTCGGCCTCGGCGGGCTGGCGGTGGCCGCCTTCGCGCAGAGCTTCAACCGGATGGCGCCCTCCCGCCTGAACCTCAGCCCGCTGGTCCTGGCCCTGGTCGTTCTGTTCGGCGTCGCTACTTACGCGCTCGGCGACCGCACCAACGCGGAGCCGATGCTGAAGCATTTCGCCTATCTGCTGCGTGAGGAATCCCCGGTCTGCGGCCCGATGCCGCCGCTGAACAGTTTCCTGGAGCGGCTGTAGCGGGTGTTTTCCTTGCCGGATGCGGCCGTCGTCCATGGCTGGACTTCCCGGGACTTGGCAACCGGAATGTTTGCCTTGGGGCGTCGGTTGAGGGTTGAGAGCGGGCTTGCGACGGGGCATGGTGTGGGCTTATACCGACGCCCCCGTTCCTGACCCGTTCTGCTTTTCGGTATCCCTTCCGGCCCATGTCGCTGTTCGGCTCCCTTCCACGCGCCGCCGCCACCGCCAGCGCGACGGTCTCCTTTTCGCAGGAGGATCTGGCGCGCGTCTTCGATGCGAAGACGCTGCAGCGCGGGCGCACGCTCATCCTGACCGGGGCGGTGACGCTCCTGGAGGCGGAGGGGCGGATCGCCGCCACGGTGACCGACCTCGGGCGGACCCTGTCGGTGACGGTCGTCCCGGTGCGCGGGCGCAGCCGGGTGGTCTTCGACAAGAGCTGCACCTGCGGGCGCAACGCCTGCGCCCACATGGCCGCGGCGGCGCTGATGACCCTGGACGCCCGTCCCGAAGGGCGGCAGATGTCCCTGTTCGACGCGCCCCCGGCCGCGCCGCACCCCGTGCTCCAGGCGGTTCCCGACCCGGCCCCCGTGCCGCCGCCTCCTGCGGAGCCGACGCCTTCTCCTCCCCCACCGCCGCCGCCGCCCGAACCGGTGCTCAGCGTCCGCTGGACCCTGGAGCCGGGCAAGGACGACGCGGCGATGTTCGTCTCCGCCGTGATCGCGGTGGAAGGGGCGGGGGAGGGCGACGACGTATCCACCCCGGCCAGCCCGCGCGACGTGCTGGCCCGCGCGCCGCGCAGCCTGGACGGCGACGTGGACCGCGCCATCGCCCGGATGCTGGGCGGCGGCGGGGTGGTGCGCACGCCGGTCGCCAAGAGCCGCGGCGACGTGGTGGACCGCATCCTGCGCCGTCTGCTCGGCTGCGGGCGACTGCGCTGGCGCGGCGGAACAACGCTGGCGGAGGGGGCGGGGATGACCATCCGCGCCTTCCGCGACCCGGCGACGCGCAAGCTGCGCCCGACCGGCCTGCCGCCCGGCGCCGCGCTGATCAAGGGGCTGGGCTACTGGTGCGTCGATCCGAAGGCCGGCACCGTCTGCCCCGTCGAATTGCAGGTGGTGGAGGTGCCGAAGCCCAAGGCCGCCGTCCCGCCGCCCGCCGCGAAGGCGGTTCCCTCGAAGGCGGCGGCCCTGAAGGCCTCCATCCGGCCCGCGCCGTCCCGCTCCGCGCCGGAGCGCCCGGACTTTCCGGCGGCCTCGGCCTTCGCCGCGGGGATGCCCGGCGGCGTGCGCATAGGCTCCGACCCCGCCGCGACCATCATCGAGCGCGACCCGCGCGTCGTCGCCCGGCTGGGCCGGGTGGTGTCGCCGGACGGCGGGCTGGTGGACGTGCTGCGGCTGGCCTTCGACTATGGCGAGGAGGATTCGCCCTCGGAGATCGAGCCCGACGACCAGCGCCAGTTCGCCCGCGTCGAGGAGCCCGCCGGGGCGGTCTTCGTCCGCCGCGACAAGGCGCTGGAGCAGGGCGCGCTGGAGAGGTTGGCCGCCTTCGGCTTCGCCCAGGCGCGGATCGAGCCGCCCAAGGGCCAGTTGAACGCCCGCGGCACCCGCGTCCACTGGCTGACCGGCAAGGACGCCGACGAGCGGTGGTCGGCCTTCCTGACCACCGAGGTGCCGGCCCTGCGCAAGGACGGCTGGACCGTCGAGATCGGCGCCGACTTCGGCACCCGCGTGGTGGAGGCGAACGAGGAGGTGGCGGTCGCCGTGCGCGATTCCGGCGACGGCTGGTTCGACCTCGACGTCGGCGTGGAGATCGACGGGGAACGCCGCGCCCTGCTGCCGATCCTGGCGACCCTGATCGAGCGCGGCGGCATGGAGGCGACCCGCGTCATCGACGGGCGCGCCCATCTGGTGCTGGACGACGGCAACGTGCTGGCCCTGCCGGCGGAGCGGGTCGAGCGGCTGCTGAGCGTCCTGGAGTCCATGCTGGACAGCGGGCGGCGGCTGGACGACACGCTGAAGGTGCCGCTGACCGAGGCCGACGGGCTTCTGGACATCGACGACCTGATCGCCCGCCGCACCGAGGACACCGGCCAGATCGACCGCTACCTGCGGACCATCCAGGAGGAGGAGCTGCCGGCGGAGATGGACCCGCCGCCGGGCTTCCAGGGCACGCTGCGCGACTACCAGCGCGTCGGCCTCGCCTGGATGCAGGGGCTGCGGGCCAACCGGGTGGCCGGCATCCTGGCCGACGACATGGGGCTGGGCAAGACCGCCCAGACGCTGGCCCACATCGCCATGGAGGAGAAGGAGGGGCGGCTGACCGACCCCTGCCTCGTCGTGGTGCCGACCAGCCTCGTCCCCAACTGGGTGGCCGAGGCGCAGCGCTTCACGCCGCACCTGCGGGTGGTCGTGCTGCACGGTCTGGACCGGCACGAGAAGCTGGGCGACCTCGACCGCGCCCACATCGTGGTGACCACCTACGGCGTGGTCGGCCGCGACGTCGAGGTGCTGAAGCGCCGGGACTGGCATCTGCTGATCCTCGACGAGGCGCAGGCCATCAAGAATCCGGACAGCAAGGCGACCCGCGCCGTCTGCGCGCTGAACGCCCGCAACCGGCTCTGCCTGTCCGGCACGCCGGTGGAGAACAATCTCGGCGAGCTGTGGAGCCAGTTCGCCTTCCTGATGCCCGGCCTGCTCGGCGACCGCAAGGAGTTCGGGCGCCGCTACCGCACCCCAATCGAGAAGCGCGCCGACGGCACCCGCGCCAAGCAGCTGATGCGCCGCATCCGTCCCTTCCTGCTGCGCCGCACCAAGGAGGCGGTGGCCAAGGAACTGCCGCCGAAGACCGAGGTGGTGGTGCGCATCGACCTGGAACCGGCGCAGCGCGACCTCTACGAGACCATCCGCCTGTCGGTGAACGAGACGGTGCGGGCGGCGCTGGCGGTCAGCGGCGTGTCGCGCAACGCCATCACCATCATCGACGCGCTTCTGAAGCTGCGTCAGGTCTGCTGCGACCCGCGTCTGGTCAAGATCCCCGCCGCCGGCAAGGTGAAGGAGACCGCGAAGCTCGACGCGCTGACCGACATGGTGCTGGAGATGGTGCCGGAAGGCCGGCGCATCCTGATCTTCTCGCAGTTCACCTCCATGCTCGACCTCATCAAGCTGCGGCTGGAGGAGGCGAAGATTGGCTATGTCGAGCTGACCGGGCGCACGCTGGACCGTGCGGAGCCGGTCAACCGCTTCCAGAACCGCGAGGTGCCGGTCTTCCTCATCAGCCTGAAGGCGGGCGGGCGCGGCCTGAACCTGACGGCGGCGGACACGGTGATACACTATGATCCCTGGTGGAATCCGGCGGCCGAGGACCAGGCGACGGACCGCGCCTACCGAATCGGACAGGACAAACCGGTCTTCGTTTACAAGCTGATCGCCGCCGACACGGTGGAGGAGCGCATCCTCGACTTGCAACGGCGCAAAGGAAACCTGTCGGACGCAACCATCGAGGGCACCGGTCTCATCAGTGCACTTGAAGGCGGGGACATCGACTATCTGCTGGGTAAGGCGGCGGACTGACCGCACCCTCGGGGTTACCGCCCTTCCCGGTCTGGCCTTCGCGGCGTCATGGCATAGATCCTTGAGGACGAAAGCACTGCGTTCGTTTCCCTTGCAACGGGGAGGGCCATGGCATCGACGAAGCGGGACACCGCACCCGATCCGGAACGGCTCATCGGCGCGTGGCGCGATGCCGCCGCGGACGCCCGCCGTTGGCGTGACGATCCGGACCGCGTGGCCGCCCTGAGGGCGGCGCGCACCCGGCTGCATCAGCCGCCGCCACCACCGCCGCGCCCGCCCCAGCGGGTGCTGGCCGACGAGCTGCACGCCGCCCGCGCCGCCTGGGAGGAGGGGCAGGGGCTGGACGGCGCCGCCCGTGCCCTGGCCTACGCCAACCTCAAGCGCTGGGAGCCCGGCCTGTTCGGCTACAGCGAGACGCAGCGCTCCACCGCCGGCAAGATCGCCGCGTCGGAAGCGGCGGAGTCGCGGCGCGACGCGCAGGAGCGGGCGGAGGCCCAGGCCCTGCTCCGCGCCTTCCGCCGTGTCCAGGAGCGCGCGCGCAGCACCGCCCGCGCCGTTCAGGCCGATCCCCGCGCCCGCGCCATGGCGGCGGACGAGGGGCTGATGCTGCCGGACGGCGGCCGCTCCGGCGGCGTGACGGCGCCGTGAGGCGCCGCCTCAAGGCCAACGAAGACCAGGCGTCCTTCGCGCTGTCGCCCATTGCTTTGCCGGACGAGAAGCTGCTGGAGATCCACCGTCGGCTCTGCCTGATCTTCGGCTGTCCGATCGCCTATTTCCGCGCGCTCGACCCGCTCAGCGAACTGGTGTCGTCGCTGCTGTCGCACCGCACGCGCAACGCGGCGTCCGGGGCGGCCTTCCGCGCCTTGCGGGCGCGCTGGGGGGAGGGTTGGGCCGCCGTCCGCGACGCCGATCCGGGGGAGGTCGAGGCGGTCATCGCCGGGGTCACCTGGCCGGAACAGAAGGCGCCGCGCATCCAGGCGATCCTCCGGCGGATCACCGAACTGCGCGGCGAACTCTCGCTTGATTTCCTGGCGGAGATGACGGTGCCGGAGGCGCGGGCCTGGCTGCAGGCGCTTCCCGGAGTCGGCCCGAAGACCAGCGCCGCGGTGATGAGCTTCAGCAGCCTGCGCCGTCCCGCCCTGCCGGTGGACAGCCACCATCACCGCGTCGCGGTGCGCACCGGGCTGATCCCCTCCAGCGTGGCGGTCGGTCCGTCGCACACCGTCCTGGAGGCGCGGCTTCCCCAGGATTGGACGGCGCAGCAGATCTACGATCATCACGAGGTGATGATGCTGCATGGGCAGCGGGTCTGCTTTTACCGCAACCCGGCCTGTGAGCGGTGTGCGCTGCTGGATGTGTGCCCGGAGGGGCAGGGGCGTATGGCGGGCAGGGCGCCGGCGGAAGGGGCGTAGTCGCCCCTTGCCCCCACTCTCTTTGCCCCCACCCCCGGCCCTCCCCCGCTACGCAGGGGAGGGTGCCTTCCGCGAAGCGGCGTCCATTCCCTCCCCTGCGATAGCGGGGGAGGGTTAGGGTGGGGG
The window above is part of the Azospirillum sp. TSH58 genome. Proteins encoded here:
- the nth gene encoding endonuclease III, coding for MRRRLKANEDQASFALSPIALPDEKLLEIHRRLCLIFGCPIAYFRALDPLSELVSSLLSHRTRNAASGAAFRALRARWGEGWAAVRDADPGEVEAVIAGVTWPEQKAPRIQAILRRITELRGELSLDFLAEMTVPEARAWLQALPGVGPKTSAAVMSFSSLRRPALPVDSHHHRVAVRTGLIPSSVAVGPSHTVLEARLPQDWTAQQIYDHHEVMMLHGQRVCFYRNPACERCALLDVCPEGQGRMAGRAPAEGA
- a CDS encoding phosphatase PAP2 family protein, with translation MGHLNLWHVNKAISLLGSTSFVLPVAGILIVMLWRRHSAVSAARWLVVLGMLMGSVALLKILGHACGFRLFDDRLTSPSGHAALAAAVYGAVGVMAARSLDGWRRGMVVLGALGLVVGVAASRILLRYHSVTEVVVGLGLGGLAVAAFAQSFNRMAPSRLNLSPLVLALVVLFGVATYALGDRTNAEPMLKHFAYLLREESPVCGPMPPLNSFLERL
- a CDS encoding DEAD/DEAH box helicase — its product is MSLFGSLPRAAATASATVSFSQEDLARVFDAKTLQRGRTLILTGAVTLLEAEGRIAATVTDLGRTLSVTVVPVRGRSRVVFDKSCTCGRNACAHMAAAALMTLDARPEGRQMSLFDAPPAAPHPVLQAVPDPAPVPPPPAEPTPSPPPPPPPPEPVLSVRWTLEPGKDDAAMFVSAVIAVEGAGEGDDVSTPASPRDVLARAPRSLDGDVDRAIARMLGGGGVVRTPVAKSRGDVVDRILRRLLGCGRLRWRGGTTLAEGAGMTIRAFRDPATRKLRPTGLPPGAALIKGLGYWCVDPKAGTVCPVELQVVEVPKPKAAVPPPAAKAVPSKAAALKASIRPAPSRSAPERPDFPAASAFAAGMPGGVRIGSDPAATIIERDPRVVARLGRVVSPDGGLVDVLRLAFDYGEEDSPSEIEPDDQRQFARVEEPAGAVFVRRDKALEQGALERLAAFGFAQARIEPPKGQLNARGTRVHWLTGKDADERWSAFLTTEVPALRKDGWTVEIGADFGTRVVEANEEVAVAVRDSGDGWFDLDVGVEIDGERRALLPILATLIERGGMEATRVIDGRAHLVLDDGNVLALPAERVERLLSVLESMLDSGRRLDDTLKVPLTEADGLLDIDDLIARRTEDTGQIDRYLRTIQEEELPAEMDPPPGFQGTLRDYQRVGLAWMQGLRANRVAGILADDMGLGKTAQTLAHIAMEEKEGRLTDPCLVVVPTSLVPNWVAEAQRFTPHLRVVVLHGLDRHEKLGDLDRAHIVVTTYGVVGRDVEVLKRRDWHLLILDEAQAIKNPDSKATRAVCALNARNRLCLSGTPVENNLGELWSQFAFLMPGLLGDRKEFGRRYRTPIEKRADGTRAKQLMRRIRPFLLRRTKEAVAKELPPKTEVVVRIDLEPAQRDLYETIRLSVNETVRAALAVSGVSRNAITIIDALLKLRQVCCDPRLVKIPAAGKVKETAKLDALTDMVLEMVPEGRRILIFSQFTSMLDLIKLRLEEAKIGYVELTGRTLDRAEPVNRFQNREVPVFLISLKAGGRGLNLTAADTVIHYDPWWNPAAEDQATDRAYRIGQDKPVFVYKLIAADTVEERILDLQRRKGNLSDATIEGTGLISALEGGDIDYLLGKAAD